NNNNNNNNNNNNNNNNNNNNNNNNNNNNNNNNNNNNNNNNNNNNNNNNNNNNNNNNNNNNNNNNNNNNNNNNNNNNNNNNNNNNNNNNNNNNNNNNNNNNNNNNNNNNNNNNNNNNNNNNNNNNNNNNNNNNNNNNNNNNNNNNNNNNNNNNNNNNNNNNNNNNNNNNNNNNNNNNNNNNNNNNNNNNNNNNNNNNNNNNNNNNNNNNNNNNNNNNNNNNNNNNNNNNNNNNNNNNNNNNNNNNNNNNNNNNNNNNNNNNNNNNNNNNNNNNNNNNNNNNNNNNNNNNNNNNNNNNNNNNNNNNNNNNNNNNNNNNNNNNNNNNNNNNNNNNNNNNNNNNNNNNNNNNNNNNNNNNNNNNNNNNNNNNNNNNNNNNNNNNNNNNNNNNNNNNNNNNNNNNNNNNNNNNNNNNNNNNNNNNNNNNNNNNNNNNNNNNNNNNNNNNNNNNNNatccatccatctatctatctatctatctatctatctatctatctaatctcaaaggattgttgtaaggagatcatatgtaaagccctttgtaaacaTTTAAGTACTAGAGTAATACCCATTATTTTTGAGAACATGGGAAAATAAATCTTCAGTAGTAATATTTAAAGGAATGGCTGAAATGTTAACTAGAAAGGCTAGAAGTTAATGAGTAAtgcttttgaaaattaaaaatcttaaaatctattatgattatttctttaaggaaacAAGGTTCCACTGGTCAGAATTTAATGTGAAAGCTAgagtgttattgttgttgctggcAAACATACACAATAAAAGAAGTATAAACCTGGAGGGTGGACTTCTTCCTCTATTTCCAACTGCCAAGATAAAGGGACTAGAAATTCTCCATGCCTAGAGCAGGCTGATAATTCTTTTAGTTCATAGCCAAGATTATGAGGTACCAGGCCTAGCTAAGGGTAGCCAACAAAAACTAGTGAAAATGCCCCAGGCCAAGATTAAAACCATTCTTTTAATTACCTCTGTCTGGTGCCATTTCTAAGTTTGTGGTCTCAGGCAATCCTTTGGCAGGATTAGAAAATTCTTTCTAACTTCCACTTAGGGAATAGGATTCTGGTCTAATTCGGGGATTCTGACaaagaaacaataacaacagtaacaAATAGCTCACTGGAACTATGTGTAGGTTGAGACTATCAGTCCATCTTGTTTCCAAATTCCTCCCCAATTGGCAGGCAACTGAGGTTGATTAGAGACAAAAGTTAGGAGAACAATTTAAAGTCATTACCTTCCACCTTCCTTATTCATGTTGCTGTGTAATTATGTATATCTGCCAAGCACAAATAACTTCTGGCTTCAGTTCTATATTCTGGCCAATACAAAACCTTTGTCTCCTAGCATTATTATtgctagaaaaaaatctaaaatctaaaaataaaattttgtaatgGTCATATTAAAGGGTGAATAtgtatttactaagtacctaatATCCACTGACCATATTAGAAGGATGCTTTCTAGATATCTGGGGAGATCAAgattgaatgaataaatcttCGTTGCATTTCAGCCTGTTCTTTAGGTGCCCAAGAAAGTAAGGACAATCAGAGAGAATAATTGTATCAGGAGGAGATTCCAGGGCCATGTATTTGGGTTGAAGAAAGAAATTCCTGTGATTACAAGAATGGATTTTGTTGaggaactgggaaaggcttctttggTTCCTTTGGTCTCATTATAACCCAAAATGCTGATGTCCTGTTGACCTGACTaaagagacaaaagcacagactTATAATATTTAGGAAACACCAGAAGAGTATTTAgcaactaaataaaaaaaaatatccgTCATTAATCTGATGCTACATTGTAGTGTAGCAATAACCCTGGCTTCTTTCTCCAGCAGGTTCAACCAGGCTAGAGAGGCTTTGAGTATGAATTTGAGGAGAGAATGTAAACTGCAGgtattgaaaatatttaaatagtaaGCAGAGTATGCTTGTGAGGAATATATCACATCCTTGCTAAATGCAGCAGCAGAGGCCCATGGCTTCCATTCCAGATGAACTCCTGGCAGCCTTGATAAGATCAGCTAATCAGACCATGCCCAACCAGATATTTTAATGAAGGAACCATAAGGACATCCagtcctctcttcctcttcaggAGCTGATAATAGCTCCTGCTTGGATACACCACTCTCTTCATGAATTGATCACAAGCCCATCATCTCACTTGTGGTTTTAACCTTTAAAAGCCCTGTTCACAGCCCCTTCAGAGGCCAATTTCTCCTGCTGGAAGGGACTTAACCCCACAGGCATgcttaattttcctttctcagtAAATTCCTCTGATTTTAAGatgaatttatctttaaaattattttccaaattaacaCAACGTTGGGTCTATTACTTAAGGATCAATCTTGCTAATTCAGAAAAGCCCATCACTAACAGGATGACCATCAGTCAATAAATTTTTTGACCAAAGTAACTCTCACATATACAAGAAAAGACCAACAAAAGTATAGTCCAGTCAGCATCTTTGTTGGTAAGGCAAGCACGCTGAAGAAATCACGGACATTTTGAAATGGTGTGATGATGAATAGAGCCAGAGAAAGAGTGGGGATATAAATTATATGCTGCCcgctttcctattttcttcttctcttttcctatagaatcttagaatccTAGAGTTGAACAAGACACCAGAGATTATATACAAATACAATCTGTACTGGAAAAAGATCCTCCATATAATAttcctgacaaatggtcatctggACTCTACTTGAAGGCCTCCAGGAATGTGGAAGTCTTTACTGACCTTTGAGGCAGCCTATTTCACTTTTGTATAATTCTAATTGTAagaaacattttccttttataaagaGAAATTTTGGTTCTCTGCAACTTGTACCCATAGTTCTTAGTTCTGTTCTTTGGGGTCAAGTACAAAAATCCCTCTTCCACACAGCAGGTCTTTAAAACTTGAAGGCAGATGCCAGCTGTTGTATTATATCTTAGACTTCTCTTCTTTAGGCAATCTTCATTAATTCCTTCCCAGATGGATGCAGAATCTTAGTCCAATATTCACCTTCCTGGGGCCTTTGTTTCATGTCATAGTCAGTTCTCTATTGTTTTATAATTACTGTTGACTGCAGCtaatttcttgccttctttttcatttttgttggacAAAGAACCCACCATTGCTTTTAGGGCTTTAATAcgttctaatttacttatgccTTGGTTTGGATTAGGTTTTCTCATAGCATCTGGTGGAGTAGATGTTGAGGTCATATAAATTTGTGTGGTCAAAGACAGTGGCCCCTATACCGACACCTTGGTCAGGTAACAGTgagcaaacctttattaagtggcATGGCAAGCAaagtgctaagtactgggaataaaagaaagatgGTCCTTGACTTCAAGGAATTTACTTCCAACAGGGAAGACTACACAAACAAGAGGAAGCTAAAAGGATGGGGGAGAGGGCTGGAGAGATGATATTTGGCTTAGGGACACGATGGAGAAGTCCTAAGGAGTGCAGCCCTTTGGGGAATGAAGAGATGACTGACCTCCTGGAATAGAGGTTCTGGGAGGAACCTTCCACTCTTCAAATGAGACGGACAATCCCCAAGGCTGAGGGTACTTCTGAGGTGGGAGTTACAGGGTTAAAGTAATCTTCCTGAATGTAGAGATTTCTGGGCTATGATGAGAAAGTCCAGAGGAATGCAGTCTGTTGGGGGGATAGGTgggaagataaattttaaaaaatctttgtttctctagaccagtgatgacaCAGAGAAGTGCTCATATGATCTAGGTTCAAAGGCTAGGAAACAAAGCATACAGTTGTTGCTATAAATGGCTGTTGGTTAAGATGAGTCCTTGGGCTGACTCTGTCTGTATCTATGTTGAATGTTGACAAATCACATCTTGCAAGGAGCTGCTGAGATTCTGAGGGAGGTAGTTCATGACTGGAAGATGCACCAGGAAGATGTTCTTACACTTTGTCTTTTGTACTTTGTACTTCGTAAATTATTAGATTTCCCAGGTTGACACCCTGGTTTGACCTAGCATAACATACTATTGATAAAATGGTTCTTCTGTCAAGTTCATTTATACCATCAGTTTGAATAAAGTTTCCTGCAACTTTCTGAATGCTGATGGTTTAGGTCTTCTACAGACATTTGTTCTATTGTctgattgtttattttttagctctctttattttcctttcttcctctcctcttaagGCTTATCTTCAGTGTATAGTCCCAGTAAGAACTTTTCTAATCTCCATGTTTCTACACTATGGGAAGTGGCCCGCTGTGAAGGTTCAGAAACATTTATGTAGCTTTCTTTGAGGTCATAAAAAATCTCTCAGGATCTCAAGTGAATGTTGACTTCAGAGtttagagtcaaaagatctggttcaaatcttggctctgatcTTTACCACATATCTtagcttgggcaaatcacttcacatctctgggcctcagtttcctcctctgtaaaatgagggcattagaTAGATGGACTCTGAAGTCCCCCTCTCAGCAGCAGGCCTATGatgttatgatttttaaaatctagtgATATTGTTTTCAGGCCTCATCCTACCTGACTTCGATGTGTAGCTTTTGATATAGTTGACCACCTTCTTTTCCTGAATATTCTctgctctttccttttctgacactgttcttctggttctcctcctatttGTCTGCCCACTCCTCTGGTTCCCTTGCAGGATCATTATTTTCTGGCCACTAACCTCTACATTTGCCCTCATAGTTCTCTCTTCATTTGTAGGATGCTTATCTGAACTCATCATTTCCCACTTGATCTTTTTGCTTTGAATCTCTCATTTTTCCAAGGTACCTTACAAACAGCTGCCAATATTATGTTCCTAAGGTGATGATATTACTCTTCTGCTCAAAAAATCCTCAGTGGCTCAGCACTGCTGCCAACCAAATTTTGAGGCTGTTTGCTATTTTGGATTTTCGTAACTGCAGGAGTCATCTTTCCTTTGTGAATGTTAATAAACATATTCTTTATTAAAGAATATGCAtctatatatatagctatattgATAAGATGAGGACTTTTCTCCTTAATATTAAGATCCTGAACTTCCATCAGTTTCCTCCTtccaaatgtatatgtatgtttagttgtgtcagactctttgtgactccatttgaagttttctttgcaaagatagtggagtggaaGCGaccgagagagagagacggaCGTTGAGAGAacgaggaggaggaaggagagaaaatggcgTCCACGGACTATAGTACCTACAGTCAAGCTGCAGCCCAGCAGGGCTACAGTGCTTATGCAGCCCAGCCAGCTCAAGGATATGCACAGACCACCCAGGCATATGGGCAACAAAGTTATGGAGCCTACGGGCAGCCTACTGATGTCAGCTATACACAGGCTCAAACAACTGCGACGTATGGGCAGACTGCGTATGCAACCTCTTATGGACAGCCTCCAACAGGTTATACTACACCAACTGCACCTCAAGCTTACAGTCAGCCTGTCCAAGGATATGGCACGGGGGCCTACGACACCACCACTGCTACAGTTACGACCACCCAAGCATCCTATGCAGCCCAATCTGCATATGGCACCCAGCCTGCTTACCCAACCTATGGGCAGCAGCCAGCAACTGCAGCCCCTGCAAGACCCCAGGATGGTAGCAAGCCCGCTGAGACTAGTCAGCCTCAATCTAGTACAGCAGGCTACAGCCAACCCAGCCTAGGATACGGGCAGAGCAACTACAGTTACCCACAGGTGCCAGGCAGCTACCCCATGCAGCCAGTCACCGCACCTCCATCCTATCCTCCAACCAGCTATTCCTCTACCCAGCCGACTAGTTACGATCAGAGCAGTTACTCCCAGCAGAATACCTATGGGCAGCAGAGCAGCTATGGACAGCAGAGTAGCTATGGTCAACAGAGCAGCTATGGGCAGCAGCCCCCCACTAGTTATCCCCCCCAAACTGGATCCTACAGCCAGGCTCCAAGTCAATATAGCCAACAGAGCAGCAGCTACGGGCAGCAGAGTGCATTCCGGCAGGACCATCCCAGTAGCATGGGTGTATATGGGCAGGAGTCTGGAGGCTTTTCCGGACCTGGAGAAAACCGGAGCATGAGTGGCCCTGATAACCGGGGCAGGGGAAGAGGGGGATTTGATCGTGGAGGCATGAGCAGAGGTGggcggggaggaggaggaggaggacgcgGTGGAATGGGCAGCGCTGGAGAGCGAGGTGGCTTCAATAAGCCTGGTGGACCTATGGAAGAAGGACCAGACCTTGACTTAGGCCCACCTGTAGATCCAGATGAAGACTCCGAAAACAGTGCAATTTACGTACAGGGCCTGAATGAGAGCGTGACTGCTGACGAGCTGGCAGACTTTTTCAAACAGTGTGGGGTTGTCAAGATGAACAAAAGGACTGGGCAGCCGATGATAAACATTTACTTAGACAAGGAAACCGGAAAACCCAAAGGAGATGCCACCATGTCCTATGACGACCCACCTACTGCAAAGGCTGCAGTAGAATGGTTTGATGGGAAAGATTTCCAAGGGAGCAAACTCAAAGTGTCTCTTGCTCGGAAGAAACCTCCAATGAACAGCATGCGAGGTGGCATGCCACCCCGTGAAGGCAGAGGGATGCCTCCCCCTCTCCGAGGAGGTCCTGGAGGACCAGGGGGGCCAGGAGGTCCCATGGGTCGAATGGGAGGCAGAGGAGGAGACAGGGGAGGTTTTCCACCAAGAGGACCCAGGGGTTCGCGTGGAAACCCCTCAGGAGGAGGAAATGTCCAGCACAGAGCAGGGGATTGGCAGTGCCCTAACCCAGGCTGCGGAAACCAGAATTTTGCCTGGAGAACAGAGTGTAATCAGTGCAAGGCCCCTAAGCCGGAGGGATTTCTGCCACCACCCTTTCCCCCTCCAGGTGGTGATCGTGGCAGAGGCGGCCCTAGCGGCATGAGGGGCGGCAGAGGTGGCCTCATGGACCGTGGTGGGCCTGGGGGTATGTTCCGAGGAGGCCGAGGTGGAGACAGAGGCGGCTTTCGGGGAGGTCGAGGAATGGACCGAGGGggctttggtggaggaagaagaggaggccCTGGGGGTCCTCCCGGACCTCTCATGGAGCAAATGGGTGGCAGAAGAGGAGGCCGTGGCGGGCCCGGAAAGATGGATAAAGGCGAGCATCGCCAGGAGCGCAGAGACCGGCCCTACTAGGCGCAGAAACCCCGCAGAGCTGCATTTACTaccagatttattttttaaaccagaaaatgttttaaatttataattccaTATTTATAATGTTGGCCACAACATTATGATTATTCCTTGTCTGTACTTTAGTATTTTTCACCATTTGTGGAGAAACATTAAAACAAGTTAAATGGTAGTGCCctgagtttcttttccttcttttaagatGGTTGTTTAACGGAGACTAAACCAATGAGAAACCATTGTTGTGAGCATGCTCAAATATCATTGTGTGGAGACCCAGGAGGAGAACTAACTGTAACGATGTTAATGGttgtgatgttttttttttttttaaataaaattccaaatgtTTATaaacgtaaaaaaaaaaaaaaaaaaaaaaagatagtggagtgacttaccatttctttttccaattcttcttatagctgaggaaactgagtgaaatgacttgctcagagtcactaagctagtagtgtctgaggtcaaattttaagaCTCAAGATTTGAAGATTAGTCTTCTTGATTATAagcattgcaccacctagctgcccctcattttccctctttcatACTCCCCCACTATTTAGGTTAGCATTCACTTGTAGAATCTCAGAGAAGAGTTGTTAATTCTTTTGAATAAAGAATTTATTCTCTTCTATCCTGGAATAGTTCACAGCTACTTCTAGCTAGCTCCTGTTCTAGAATACCTGGGAACTAGAAAACTGAATCATAATTACCATGACTCCAAGACAAGACCTTTTCTGGAATATCTGATGAGCTCTCCTTAGTGCTACTTCCTCATCTGGAGTGTTGTAAATCCCCAGTAACCATTTGGGAATTCCTCACATCTTCTCTTCCCCAACTAGCCAGAGACTAAAGGACCTTGCTCTAATTTGATGGAGAACTGACTAGAGACAGACCTGAGAAATGTCAGTTCATCTCCAATCCTCTAGAGACCTCTACTGGCTATAAAGAATGTCTTTTAGTAAACCTCATTAGTATACATGAATTCTGGACCTGTGGTCTATTACTTTCCTGTGTGTATGGAGGTTAGTTTATCACAAAATCACTCATTTATAGAAAGCAATTGCCACAAATTAATGAatcaaccagtatttattaaatatctgctgTTTGCCAGTCATTATCCTGGGAACTGGAGATATATgttcaaagaatgaaacaaacaaataatctgGACAGGAGAattttatcaaattcctttttcAGTGATGTCTTGTGGGCCCCCAAAATAACCCAAATTCATTATGTAAAAAGGGTACAACACTAAGGTTATTTATATTCTCTAGGTCAAAATAAGAActtctctgtttgacatttaaattttttacagtTTGGCTTCAACCTAGGTTGTTACTCATTTTCAAGAACAAAATGATACTAATAAATATGCCCATAATTGGAAACTCTACTTCTTGCATTGAACTTCATAATTTTGCACAGACTGTCCTTCTGCCTGGAATTCAATCCCTCTTCTATTCATTCAGAGTTTAGTGCAGTTACTACGTCTCTTGCAAAACCAATTTTGATTCTCCACATTTTTAGAGCTTTCTCTCCTTCAcattatcatatatttattgtCTGTATAGATAAATGCTTCATCCCCTTAGTATCATAGAAGTTCCTTGCGGGCATGGGCTATTTATTTTTGATTGTTGCTATAGaataatagtcaataaacatttcttaaatacctactatgtaccaggcactgcgctaaaagctggggatacaaatgtgaaaaaagaaagatattccctgccttcctcatttcttacctGACTTCAGTGCTTCAGGGTTTCTTTAACTGCATAAGTGAAAGATCTATGGTTTAAACAGTGTGGGGAAAATTTCTATGTGCAAACTGACCTCTCCACAGCAAATCCCAGTACAATGCAGATTACAATTGAGTAGAGATAAATCCTAGGGATTTTCCTGAAGCAAAGGCTAAATAACTTGTCCActgttgaatggatgaatgaaaaggcatttattaagcgttCACTATATGCttggcactgtgataagtgctaggGATTCAAATTCTGAAAGCAAGATGATCTCCACTCTCAAGAGAACTTACTTTGTAATAGGAGAAGACAGCACATATTGGAAGGGGTGGCCATAGAAGAGCGTTTTGGCCTGAGAAGTCACAGGGTATAGTGAATGAAGTCATTGGGTAATTGATTGACTAGTCCATTTGGTAATTGATTGACTAGTCCTATTCCAGGGATGATAATGTTGATTTGATCAGTATTCCCCAAAGCTAGAGGTAGGAAGGAGATGGGGAGTTGGGAGAGGTCCTTGGAAATGGAATGACATGAAGATGGATGGAAGGGTCTGGTTCTCTTAGATAAGGAGAACACTCATCAGAGCTGGTTACAGAGCAAGTAAGTATCTTTGGTAAGATCTGAACCTTGGTCTTCCTTGATTCTAGTCAAAtactttatccactctgccatattttctctattccttttctataataagtgattaataaatgtttgttgaattgaattgtgcTCCTTGTGGAAGTTTATACTACTAGCAAGTAGTTGATGCCAAACACTCTCTAGTCTGCTTCttgaaaggctttaaaatttACCTCTAGTGTAGCCAGTTCTGGAAAGGTTTAGAACAAATGGGCAGAAGGAGTTGGCCAGATAAGTAATAAATAGTGCAGTTTCTGGGGATTTTGGAACTTAGGCTTGCAGGGTGAAAAGGAGTGAAATCATTATCTAAGAGcaggttgtttttgtttggatGTGAGACAAAACTACAGAGTCTTCATCCCCTGGGAGGGATTTGTGCTGTTGCTTATAGGGCAATTAACATCTCTCTAAGGGGAAGGGACCGCTTGGGGATGAGGGAAGAGCCAGGAAGAGTCATAATCTAAGAAAGTAAGCAGATGCACTTCAAGATTCACAAGGGATGAAGTGCAAGAGGTAAGAAAAagataggatttagagctgaaagagaccttagaagctaTCTAATATCCCTATAAGAACTGAAGTTCAGAAAAGTTAAGCCCCTTGCCTTAGGTAACGCAAATAGAAGGTGAAGAGACagggattcaaatctaggtcctctgattcccaaACCAGCATTATTTTTGCTATACAATTTGTGAGCCTGAGAAATCAGAACAGAGTAAAGGagaacaaattattattaataaaattatctctttcaCAGATGATGAGATCATATACatggaaaattctagaaattcAACATGAAATTAgttgaaattatcaataattttatcaaatgaacaggatataaaataaacctatatatatcatcagcatttctatatattgctcACAAAATCCTACAAGGAAAGATAATAAGAGAtaactcatttaaaataactatggaaagaataaaacatgtaggagtatacctgccaaaacaaacccagaactacatgaacataattataaaaaattttatacaaataaagtcaaattcaaataattagagaaatcataATTATTTATGGGTGGTGTTAAAGGAGAAACCAgagaaaggtgccttaaacagtaaatatgggtccaggtaggtgtgagagacaggaatgatAGGAAGGGGCTCACAAGTAGGGAGAcaaaagtttaacagcaaaggggtgtctgttactgaattggctgttagatCCAACTGCCACactgaagcaccaagactaggcctatggtaatcagcaaagtaaaggcaggcgtttataagttaaggcaacacatttaatcaaggacaaactaagattaaggattggaatagggtttactacacttaaaagctaagggcaaaccacaggggcaggggaaggacttgactacattCTCCTATTATCTCAgtaagacagggcccaaagaaagctgtactggagtcacaagggaaaagttcctcccaacctggttccagccaggtttggttattttagctgaggacctgagggtggctttacttggatctcacggctaatccagggatggtttcaggatgccaggagtcaactccaccagaacaggtgatccaaggtatccaggtagggagagaaagtttgcaatgctgtccaccagatcacagaccACTTCCTACTCAGaactgctctgcaggtctgatgtcctctgctgtaagccttcaccactctgaggatcccagggaatctggatacaactcccctagctctgagatctcccagggtcagccacagtttgtgccaaccaccatggagtcctttgtaaaagtgaaatttgggaaatgtaccaaactacatttcctgtggtccaacgggtttccatttccggtttttgggcttggggaggctgacgtcttgacgcagggaagagcttaaatctcctgggttaggagggagtggtctcgcTCTTTGCGAGTAGGcccttggctaggaggcagtaatggaggcggcagttttgaatgcttacaagcgcgtggtctgataacttcatctatcaacatggctttaattaaaatactaatttatatatttataccagcctttatcatttttaagatTAATACCTTCttaggcacaagccacttcctccttcccctgcattccattcagaatgtccatgacctccagctaaggcttttccaagcctgcttacacacctacttttaatcTTATGCCTCTTAcagtgggcagagccaatataattaaaatgacagttctttctaaactaatctatttattcaatgccaaaTCACCAATGACCATATTTggtaaattaccaaaaaattattttactgaactagaagaatattaacaaaattcatttggaagaacaacaGATCAATATCAAAggagttaatgaaaaaaatggtaaagaaaagaggtctagcagtaccagatataaaactgtattataaagcagtaattatcaaaattgtctgttactggctaaaaaatagaaaaataaatcagtggaacagaacagacatactaACAAATAGAAGTAagagattatagtaaccttgggTTTGATGAAAGTAAAGATACAAGCTTTTAgtataagaattcattatttggtaaaaattgttggaaaaactgaaaagcagtctgGCCAAAATCAGATATAGAGggagcagctgtgtagctcagtgcattgagagccaagtctagagaaggaaggtcctgggttcaaatctggcctcagatacctagctgtgtgactctgagtgagtcatttaacctccattgccttgcccttaccactcttctgtcttagaaacaatacatagtattcgtTCTAACGtggtaggtaagggttaaaaaaaagaaagaaattagatatagaccaatatctcaaaCCATTTACCAAAATAAGATCAACATGGACGCATGACTTAGGCAAAAAGGGAAAtatcataagaaaattagaacaggaaacattaattatcagatttatggataggaaaagaatttgtgaacaaataagagacagaaagcattataaggtgtaaaatggataattttgaatacattcaattaaaaaggctttatataaataaaactaatgtagccaagattagaagaaaatctgaaaattGGGGAGACATTTTTATAtacagtttcttggatagaggtctcacatctaaaatatatagagaactttgttaaatttttaagaaaatgaaccACTCCCCAATTggtaagtggtcaaaagatatgaatagacagtttttggatgaagaaatcaaagttagaTGGAACTGTGtgaaaaagtgctccaaatcattattgattagagaaatgtaaatgaaaacaactctgagatatcatctctcacacctatcagattggttaaaataataaaagggggaaatgacaaatgttggagagaatgtggaaaaatggggacactgttggtggaactgtgaccttatccaaccattttggagaacaatctggaattatgtccaaagggttataaaaaccCTGAATACCTTTTTTTGTCCCAGCACTACCACTATTAGATTTACTTTCTAAGGTggtcaggggaaaaggaaaagaaattaaatgttctttttttatacctattttattttaataacaaatttccacataagttttccaaagttatatgattcatgttgtttccctcctcccagagttgacaagcaattccatctgggttGTACAAGTattttatcacataaaacatatttccatagaaactatatgttctaaaatatttatagcagctctctttgtgatggcaaaggaCTAGAAATCAATCGGGGTATGTCCATCAATCGGGGTATGGCTAAACAAGTGGTGGcacataattgtgatggaatactactgtgccataagaaatgataagcaggctacttaaaaaaaaaaaaacaacacagaaagacctacatgaaattatgaaaagtgaaacaagcagaaccaagagaacattatatacagcaaaagaaatattatttgaggaatgacttatgtatatccacttccaga
The window above is part of the Gracilinanus agilis isolate LMUSP501 chromosome 4, AgileGrace, whole genome shotgun sequence genome. Proteins encoded here:
- the LOC123244957 gene encoding RNA-binding protein EWS isoform X4, which produces MASTDYSTYSQAAAQQGYSAYAAQPAQGYAQTTQAYGQQSYGAYGQPTDVSYTQAQTTATYGQTAYATSYGQPPTGYTTPTAPQAYSQPVQGYGTGAYDTTTATVTTTQASYAAQSAYGTQPAYPTYGQQPATAAPARPQDGSKPAETSQPQSSTAGYSQPSLGYGQSNYSYPQVPGSYPMQPVTAPPSYPPTSYSSTQPTSYDQSSYSQQNTYGQQSSYGQQSSYGQQSSYGQQPPTSYPPQTGSYSQAPSQYSQQSSSYGQQSAFRQDHPSSMGVYGQESGGFSGPGENRSMSGPDNRGRGRGGFDRGGMSRGGRGGGGGGRGGMGSAGERGGFNKPGGPMEEGPDLDLGPPVDPDEDSENSAIYVQGLNESVTADELADFFKQCGVVKMNKRTGQPMINIYLDKETGKPKGDATMSYDDPPTAKAAVEWFDGKDFQGSKLKVSLARKKPPMNSMRGGIGGLMDRGGPGGMFRGGRGGDRGGFRGGRGMDRGGFGGGRRGGPGGPPGPLMEQMGGRRGGRGGPGKMDKGEHRQERRDRPY